The following coding sequences lie in one Pseudomonas svalbardensis genomic window:
- a CDS encoding pirin family protein, translating into MLELRPFNSLGGAHHGWLDAHHHFSFAEYHDPKRMNWGNLRVWNDDVIASGTGFPKHPHRDMEIITYVREGAITHEDNLGNKGRTEAGDVQVMSAGTGIAHSEYNLEATETKIFQIWIIPNESGLAPSWGAKPFPKGQREGFVTLASGKAGDDQSLRIRADARFVAANVKAGESAEYRLDNGRRAYLVPATGVIEVNGLRAQARDGIAVADEQVLRVTAIEDSEIVLVDLA; encoded by the coding sequence ATGCTTGAACTCAGACCCTTCAACTCCCTGGGCGGCGCCCACCATGGCTGGTTGGATGCTCATCACCACTTTTCGTTCGCCGAGTACCATGACCCAAAACGCATGAACTGGGGCAACCTGCGGGTGTGGAACGACGACGTGATTGCCTCTGGCACCGGGTTCCCGAAACACCCGCACCGGGACATGGAAATCATCACTTATGTCCGTGAAGGCGCAATCACGCACGAAGACAACCTGGGCAACAAGGGTCGTACCGAAGCGGGCGACGTTCAGGTCATGAGCGCCGGCACCGGGATCGCCCACAGTGAATACAACCTGGAAGCGACCGAGACCAAGATATTCCAGATCTGGATCATCCCGAACGAATCCGGTTTGGCACCGTCCTGGGGCGCCAAGCCTTTTCCAAAAGGTCAGCGCGAAGGTTTCGTGACACTGGCAAGTGGTAAGGCCGGCGACGATCAAAGCCTGCGGATTCGAGCAGACGCCCGATTCGTGGCCGCAAACGTGAAGGCCGGTGAATCCGCCGAGTATCGCCTGGACAATGGCCGCCGTGCCTATCTGGTACCGGCCACCGGCGTCATTGAAGTCAATGGCTTGCGTGCACAAGCTCGAGACGGTATTGCGGTTGCCGATGAGCAAGTGTTGCGGGTGACCGCCATCGAAGACAGTGAAATCGTCTTGGTGGACCTGGCTTGA
- the pgm gene encoding phosphoglucomutase (alpha-D-glucose-1,6-bisphosphate-dependent) codes for MTLSPFAGKPAPVELLVDIPRLVTAYYTGQPDAAISTQRVAFGTSGHRGSSFDLSFNEWHVLAISQAICLYREAQGIDGPLFVGIDTHALSTPAGASALEVLAANGVTVMIAEGDEYTPTPAISHAILCYNRGRTSGLADGIVITPSHNPPQSGGYKYNPTNGGPADTHITKWIEAKANELLSNKLAGVKRISYEQALKASTTHRHDYLNTYVADLINVIDFDAIRDAKLRLGVDPLGGAGVRYWSAIAEHYRLDLEVVNKQVDPTFRFMTVDWDGQIRMDPSSTHAMQGLIGLKERFDVAFACDPDHDRHGIVTPSGGLLAPNNYLAVSIDYLFQNRPQWRADAAVGKTVVSSGLIDRVAKRLGRRLYEVPVGFKWFADGLFDGSLGFGGEESAGASFLRKDGSVWCTDKDGLIPALLAAEMTARTGRDPSQAYRALTDELGEPFSVRVDAKANPEQKALLSKLSPDQVTSTQLAGEAIQSILSHAPGNDQAIGGLKVMTENGWFAARPSGTEDIYKIYAESFVSDEHLKQLVAEAQTLVDGAISAK; via the coding sequence ATGACACTCAGTCCTTTTGCGGGCAAACCGGCACCGGTAGAACTGTTGGTCGACATCCCGCGACTGGTTACGGCCTATTACACCGGCCAGCCCGATGCCGCCATTTCGACCCAGCGCGTAGCTTTTGGCACGTCCGGGCACCGAGGCAGCTCGTTCGACTTGAGTTTCAACGAATGGCACGTTCTGGCGATCAGCCAGGCGATCTGCCTGTACCGCGAAGCCCAGGGCATCGACGGCCCGCTGTTCGTTGGCATCGACACCCACGCACTGTCCACCCCGGCCGGCGCCAGTGCCCTTGAAGTGCTGGCCGCCAACGGCGTGACGGTAATGATCGCCGAAGGTGACGAATACACCCCGACACCGGCCATTTCCCACGCCATTCTCTGCTACAACCGCGGGCGTACGTCGGGCCTGGCGGACGGCATCGTCATCACGCCGTCCCACAACCCGCCGCAAAGCGGTGGCTACAAATACAACCCTACCAATGGTGGCCCGGCCGATACCCACATCACCAAGTGGATCGAAGCCAAGGCCAACGAACTGCTGAGCAACAAGCTCGCCGGCGTCAAACGCATCAGCTACGAGCAGGCGCTGAAGGCCAGCACGACCCATCGTCACGATTACCTCAATACCTACGTCGCCGACCTGATCAACGTGATCGACTTCGACGCCATCCGTGATGCCAAGCTGCGTCTGGGTGTCGATCCGCTGGGCGGAGCAGGGGTGCGCTACTGGTCGGCGATTGCCGAGCATTACCGTCTGGACCTGGAGGTGGTCAACAAACAGGTCGATCCGACCTTCCGCTTCATGACGGTCGACTGGGATGGTCAGATCCGCATGGACCCATCGTCCACTCACGCCATGCAGGGCCTTATCGGTCTGAAAGAGCGTTTCGATGTAGCATTCGCGTGCGACCCGGACCACGATCGTCATGGCATCGTGACCCCGTCCGGTGGTTTGCTCGCGCCGAACAACTACCTCGCCGTATCGATCGACTACCTGTTCCAGAACCGTCCGCAATGGCGCGCCGATGCGGCCGTGGGTAAAACCGTGGTCAGCAGCGGCTTGATCGATCGCGTGGCAAAACGTCTGGGTCGTCGCCTGTACGAAGTGCCGGTCGGTTTCAAGTGGTTTGCTGACGGCCTGTTCGACGGCTCTCTGGGCTTCGGCGGTGAAGAAAGTGCCGGTGCGTCGTTCCTGCGCAAGGATGGCAGCGTCTGGTGCACCGACAAGGACGGTTTGATCCCGGCACTGCTGGCCGCAGAAATGACCGCCCGCACCGGTCGCGACCCAAGTCAGGCCTATCGCGCCTTGACCGATGAGCTGGGCGAACCGTTCTCGGTGCGCGTCGATGCCAAAGCCAATCCTGAGCAGAAGGCACTGCTGAGCAAATTGTCGCCGGACCAGGTCACCTCGACCCAACTGGCGGGCGAAGCGATCCAGAGCATCCTCAGTCATGCACCGGGTAACGACCAGGCGATCGGTGGTCTGAAAGTCATGACCGAGAACGGCTGGTTCGCGGCGCGTCCGTCGGGCACTGAAGACATTTACAAGATCTACGCTGAAAGCTTCGTCAGTGACGAACACCTCAAGCAATTGGTAGCAGAAGCGCAAACACTGGTGGACGGCGCGATCTCTGCGAAGTAA